A segment of the Manihot esculenta cultivar AM560-2 chromosome 13, M.esculenta_v8, whole genome shotgun sequence genome:
TTGAACTATTTTAATATTCTCGATCTCTTGTAAAGTAACAGTCGTTTTGTTCTGGAGGTCTTTTGTTAGTATGTTGGCAATGTTGTGCTTATACAGTTGCTTATAAGTTTGTGAAATTTTGATATGACCATTTacttattttgtaaattttgaatataagaAACAACATATAGTTTAAACTGTGTATTTAGGAAGTAAAACATATTTAGCCGTCAAAATTGTTCACAATTGAAGAAAGGAAATTGAAATTTGAAGGCAGAGTAAACAATAGCTAttgttgaaaaaatttatttctattaattCAAGAATGGAAGTTGATACTATGATTGCTGATGCAATTCTGCTAAATATTCTTTCATTTGTTAACAAACTTGTATTAGACCAACTACTATAGTAATGTATCTAATATCTTTGCTTATTCCTTGGAACTGCAATATGGTTTATATATTTCCTTTGCATTAACGGTCAGTGCTTAAGGGGAGGGAGGGTTATTGAGGTGCAATCTTGTGCGTGGGATGGATAGTTATTGGTGGTAGTACATCATGGAAGGGGAGGCATAATGAAGTCAATATACTTTTGTGAATGAAACTTTTTTCAGTCAATTGAATAACGAGAGCTACTAGTTTACTTGAGGATGAGAAATATGGAATTTGTAAAGTGCACATAAAAAGTGATAGGAAGCTCCAGAGCTGTCATTTGTAGATACTATTGATTTTGGGATCAGTATGTATCGCATAGTTCGAAGGTTCAGTCAAACCCTACTGCTCCTTCGTTTTTCATCTCCTTCTCTTAATAGTCTATTCTTCCATTCTCCACCTGCTGCTAACCAAAACCATTTAAACCCATTGAGTTGTCCCTTAGCAAGGGGATTCGTATGAGAGATGATTGAAGCCTGTGGCATCTAATAAGCTGAGGTTGTCTTTATGCTAATTACATTCAGCATTCTAGGTTATAACTGACTGCTCTTGATGTCCTTGTTCTGTTAATGAGAAACTGCTGTGTCTCTACTTTCTGTTAGGAAATTTCTCTGAAGCACATGATTAGACTGCTGAGTTAACATTATACTGCCATTACTCAGTTCATCGGATTCTGCGTTTGGGATGGACATGATCAAGAGGATGCTACAGACAGGGCATCCAACTATGCTCAGCTGATTGTAGTAGTCGGCCCCTGAAAGTATATTCGTCAAGTTGCAGGTTCAGAAGGGGGTGTTTACTCTGTTCATGATGTGTTGAAACCTGTAAATTCATCGCATTGTGAAGAACAAAGCTACGGGATAGTGATTGATTCACTGAAAAAGTGATTGCTAAGTGCAAGTTCAGTTAGTTACCATTGTAAATATTCGGGTTTCGCAACTTTTCCATGGTCCCTTGGTTGCTTTTCTCCTCCACATGATGGTGATACCACTTTCGGTCTATGAATAGAATGCCATAATTGTCATAATTTGTACTATATTGAAATGATTATGTGGTCCTTGATCCACAGTGTCTGGTCATGAATAGTAATCTGTGGCTTTGGCTTCAAAATAATTCGGATTGCCACACTGGACTACATTCTCATGCACATTGGAATCGTTTACCCTAATTGATATGAGGGAAGATTACAAAATCCTGCTGTTTAGTATATTTGTCAGCATGAATTGCTTGAATGAAATCactgtaattttataaattgtggAATAAAATTTCACACAATTTAATTTAGATTTGTTGTTATAAAACAGTTAGTATTTTACTACGGAATTCAATTTGTCATAATTTTCCATCAAATAATTTAAACAGCAAATTGCGGTTTAGTTTAGTTGTGGGATATAAATGATAGCGGATTGATTATAACCGGTTAATTTTAAGTGTGTTTTAAATgtataatgtaaaaaaattaataaagtatatatcaagttatttattttattattgaaattatatatatatatatatatattaaaatttatttatagattAATTGGACCATAAAGACCTAACAATGTGttctttgttttaactttgaatttatggttttaattttttttaattttgtgtgcaattttgtttaaattttgaatCAACAATTGAACATAataatactatttttttaaattattcgatatttaaaatttatatttagattTGAAGGCTTgcagaataaaaaataataatttttttaaatttaaaaaatattttatatttagtgTTAAAATTCAAAATGATTCTTACTTTTACTAGATAATAAATATGTGATATTCTATCTCGCCCACtgattatatttgaaaaagcCTAACAGCAGCGCAGCAGCGTTTTTCTCGTTCTAGACAATTTGGATGGGATGTTTACCTGTAAGAAAACCAACAACAACCATGAAACCGACAGTCTCACATTAAGCATGGCCTCAGCAAATTCTCCCATGTCCCATTTTTATATCAACATGTGAAACCATCCCCTCCCTCACCTCtcttaaattgataaaaaagcAATAACCTCTTCAGCCTATGATAGAAATTCCAACATGGAGAGTGGGAAACACTTTGTTTTGGTCCATGGAGCTTGCCACGGAGCTTGGTGCTGGTTCAAACTTGTGAACATGCTTAAACTTGCTGGTCACCAGGTCACTGCCTTGGACCTCGGTGCTTCTGGGGTTCATAAGAGGCAGCTCGATGAGATTTCTTGTGTTGCGGATTACGTGCACCCACTAATGGAGTTCATGGATTCTCTCCCTCAAGATGAGAAAGTGATTTTGGTTGGTCATAGCTATGGTGGGCTCTGTATTTCCCTAGCCATGGAGAACTTTCCCGAGAAAATTTTGGTTGCTGTATTTGTCTCGGCTTATATGCCCCATCTCAAGTCTCCTCCCGGATCTCTCATACAAcaagtaaattaattaaacacAGTCCTCAATCATCTGTATATGTTCTTGGAATTAactcctttcttcttcttcttcttcttcttctggttTAATTTTGTTGCAGTACTTCAAAAGGACTTCAGCAGAGTCATTGATGGATTGCCATTTTACATTTGCTAAAGGTCTGGAAAAGCCTCCAACTTCAGCAATCTTTGGTCCACAATACATGAAAGCTAAGTTGTACAAACACTGTAAACCAGAGGTAATTAATTATATGTTCTGAAACTCCAACTCAAGACCTTACAGTTTACAGACGACTAAATATTATGAGTATAAAGATTACCAATTATCTTAAAGCATTTTCAAGTTAGCCTCTTTGTGTGTGCAGGATCTTGAACTGGCAAAGATGTTGATAAGACCAACAGGGTTATTCTTGGAAGACTTTGCCGATGATTCTCTGCTGACTGAAATGAAATTCGGGTCTGTGAATCGGGTTTTTGTAGTTTGCGAGGATGATGAAGTGATGATGGAGGAATTTCAGGAAGACATGATCAAGAGAAATCCACCTAAAGAAGTGAAGGTGATTAAGGAATGTGGACATATGGTCATGCTTTCAAAACCTAAAGAGCTTTGCCAGTGCTTGGAGGACATTGCTCACAAGTTTAGTAATTTGCCATAGCATGAAAATTATTTAGTGTATCCTACGTATGTActctattatatataaaaatacaggtcttattatttataattcaaaaaaaaaaatatatcaatcgCTTTATTgactatttaaaatattaatgatgAAATTATTGATCATTTAAGAAATTTACAGTAATTTGTGCATAGCCAAGAGAAATTAATTGTTGTCAAATCTTATAGCAGTGTAATATCTTGTCATTCTCAGTTCCAACTATATTATTAAATGTCTGCCGGTttgaagaaaatagaaaatgcaTTATAAAGCTATTAATTTTTGTGGGGTTTAGATGTTGTGAGAAATTAAGTGTGTgatgtaataaaatttttaaatattaaag
Coding sequences within it:
- the LOC110629705 gene encoding methylesterase 10, translating into MESGKHFVLVHGACHGAWCWFKLVNMLKLAGHQVTALDLGASGVHKRQLDEISCVADYVHPLMEFMDSLPQDEKVILVGHSYGGLCISLAMENFPEKILVAVFVSAYMPHLKSPPGSLIQQYFKRTSAESLMDCHFTFAKGLEKPPTSAIFGPQYMKAKLYKHCKPEDLELAKMLIRPTGLFLEDFADDSLLTEMKFGSVNRVFVVCEDDEVMMEEFQEDMIKRNPPKEVKVIKECGHMVMLSKPKELCQCLEDIAHKFSNLP